From Polaribacter butkevichii, a single genomic window includes:
- the guaA gene encoding glutamine-hydrolyzing GMP synthase, producing MQQHNVLILDFGSQYTQLIARRVRELNIYCEIHPYNHPPKNQAEFKAVILSGSPNSVRGENVLHPDLSEIRGKKPVLAVCYGAQYLAHFAGGQVAPSNTREYGRANLSYIKSDETFFENISTGSQVWMSHSDTIKELPTNGELLASTKDVENAAYKIKGEETFAIQFHPEVYHSKDGKQILENFLVKIAGVAQTWTPDSFVESTVASIREKVGNDKVVLGLSGGVDSSVAAVLLNKAIGKNLYCIFVNNGLLRKNEFETVLKRYEGMGLNVKGVDASARFLKALEGLTDPEKKRKAIGNAFIEVFDDEAHKITDVTWLAQGTIYPDVIESVSVNGGPSATIKSHHNVGGLPDFMKLKIVEPLKMIFKDEVRRVGASMGIDPELLGRHPFPGPGLGIRILGDITAEKVRILQEVDAIFVNGLKEDGLYDKVWQAGAMLLPVNSVGVMGDERTYEKVVALRAVESTDGMTADWVNLPYEFLQKTSNKIINQVKGVNRVVYDISSKPPATIEWE from the coding sequence ATGCAACAACACAACGTACTTATTTTAGATTTCGGGTCGCAATACACACAGTTAATTGCGAGAAGAGTAAGAGAATTAAACATTTATTGTGAAATTCATCCTTATAACCATCCACCAAAAAATCAAGCAGAGTTTAAAGCGGTTATCTTATCCGGAAGCCCAAATTCTGTAAGAGGAGAAAATGTTTTACATCCAGATTTATCAGAAATTAGAGGAAAAAAACCTGTTTTAGCAGTTTGCTATGGTGCACAATACCTAGCCCATTTTGCTGGCGGACAAGTGGCTCCTTCTAATACAAGAGAATATGGTAGAGCAAATTTATCGTACATAAAAAGCGATGAAACTTTCTTTGAAAACATTTCTACTGGAAGTCAGGTTTGGATGAGTCACTCAGACACAATTAAAGAATTGCCAACTAATGGAGAATTGTTAGCTAGCACAAAAGACGTAGAAAATGCGGCTTATAAAATTAAAGGCGAAGAAACTTTTGCCATTCAATTTCACCCAGAAGTATATCATTCTAAAGATGGTAAACAAATTTTAGAAAACTTTTTAGTAAAGATTGCAGGAGTAGCACAAACCTGGACACCAGATTCTTTTGTAGAAAGTACTGTAGCCTCTATAAGAGAAAAAGTAGGCAACGATAAAGTTGTTTTAGGGCTTTCTGGAGGTGTAGATTCTTCTGTAGCAGCAGTTTTGTTAAACAAAGCAATTGGTAAAAACCTATACTGTATTTTTGTAAATAACGGACTTTTACGTAAAAATGAGTTCGAAACTGTATTAAAAAGATACGAAGGCATGGGATTAAACGTTAAAGGTGTAGATGCATCGGCACGTTTTTTGAAAGCCTTAGAAGGATTAACCGATCCAGAAAAGAAAAGAAAAGCAATTGGAAATGCCTTTATAGAGGTTTTTGATGATGAAGCTCATAAAATTACAGATGTAACTTGGTTAGCACAAGGAACTATTTATCCCGATGTTATTGAGTCTGTTTCTGTAAATGGAGGTCCATCTGCAACTATTAAAAGTCATCATAATGTAGGAGGTTTACCAGATTTTATGAAATTAAAAATTGTAGAACCTTTAAAAATGATTTTTAAAGATGAGGTAAGAAGAGTAGGTGCTTCTATGGGGATAGATCCAGAATTATTAGGACGTCATCCTTTTCCTGGTCCAGGTTTAGGAATCCGTATTTTAGGAGATATTACAGCAGAAAAGGTGCGTATTTTACAAGAAGTAGACGCTATTTTTGTAAACGGATTAAAAGAAGATGGTTTGTATGATAAAGTTTGGCAAGCTGGTGCTATGTTACTTCCTGTAAACTCTGTTGGAGTAATGGGAGATGAAAGAACATACGAAAAAGTTGTTGCTTTAAGAGCTGTAGAAAGTACAGACGGTATGACAGCAGATTGGGTAAATTTACCTTATGAGTTTTTACAAAAAACATCTAATAAAATTATAAATCAAGTAAAAGGTGTAAACAGAGTTGTATATGATATTAGCTCTAAACCACCTGCAACTATAGAATGGGAATAA